The region GTTGCCGCCGGTGGAGCGCGTCCTCAGAGCTCAGCGCGCCGACAGCCAGCTTCGCAGCGAGTGGGTGTTCGCCAACGAACGCGGAAGCCATCTGGACATCACGAACCTCAGAGAGCGCATCTGGAAGCCGACGCTCCGCCGCGCCCGGCTTCGCGAGCGCACGCTCTACCAAACCCGTCATACGTTCGCGACGCTCAGCTTGGCGAGCGGGGAGGACATCGGATGGGTCGCCAAGGTCCTGGGACATAGCTCCACCGAAATGGTCATCCGGCACTATCACAAGTTCATCCCGAACCTCACGCGACGGGACGGCTCGGTCATGGCCGCGTTGATTGCGCGGGCCGGCCTATGAACAGATGTGCGGCCGTTCACATGGGCAGTGTTTTGGGCAGTAACAGCACCGAGGGGCTGCGGGTCTCGCCGCAACCCCCCGGAAGATTTGGAGCGGGCGACCGGATTCGAACCGGCGACGTCCAGCTTGGGAAGCTGGCATTCTGCCACTGAATTACGCCCGCCCGGCTCTCCTATAGTACGCCGTCGTCGCCGGCGGCGCCCCTACTTGAGGCTCATGTCGTACGCCTTGATCAGCTCGTCGCTGCGCGCCTTCCAGACGAGGCGCTTCGACGCGCCGTAGAGGTCGAGCTGCTGGTAGAGCGGCACGGCGGCGACGTCCTCGATCCAGAGCTTGTTGATCTTGTGGTAGGTCTCGAGCCGCTGCTTCGGATCCATCTGCGTCTGCGCGAGGTCGATCAGCCCGTCGACGTCGGCGTTGTAATAGTTGCAGAGGAGGTTGCCGCTGCGGAAGAGGGGGACGTAGATGCCCTCGGCGTCCATCATCCCCTGCCCCCAGCCGATCAGCCACACGGGCCCCGCCTTGTGCACGTAGACCATGCTGTTCAGGTAGTTGACGAACTCGAAGGTCCGGAGCGTCGTCTTGATGCCCGCCTTCGAGAGCTGTCCGGCGGCCGCCTCGGCGACCTCCTTGTCACGCACGTAGCGCCCCTGAGGGCCGTTCAGCGTGATCTCGAGGCCGTTCGCGTAGCCGGCCTCGGCGAGGAGCTTCTTCAGCCGCGCGAGGTCCTGCTTGACCGGCTTGAGGGAGGGATCGAAGCCGAAGTGCATGCTGGGCAGCATG is a window of Candidatus Methylomirabilota bacterium DNA encoding:
- a CDS encoding tyrosine-type recombinase/integrase, coding for LPPVERVLRAQRADSQLRSEWVFANERGSHLDITNLRERIWKPTLRRARLRERTLYQTRHTFATLSLASGEDIGWVAKVLGHSSTEMVIRHYHKFIPNLTRRDGSVMAALIARAGL